A genome region from Mycobacterium florentinum includes the following:
- a CDS encoding isoprenylcysteine carboxyl methyltransferase family protein, whose protein sequence is MYYYLFIAMIGVERLAGLVVAYRNAQWSIAHGGKEFGLDHFPAMVSLHALLLVSCLVEVWSLGRPFVPWLGWPMLAVVVLSCVVRWRCAAALGRHWNPRLIVIPGAPLVRRGPYRWVRHPDYIAVVAEVAALPLIHSAWLTAIAFSIANALLLNVRIRLENAALTYA, encoded by the coding sequence ATGTATTACTACCTGTTCATCGCAATGATCGGCGTTGAACGCCTGGCCGGTCTCGTCGTCGCGTACCGAAACGCTCAATGGTCAATCGCCCACGGGGGCAAGGAATTCGGCCTCGACCACTTCCCGGCGATGGTCAGCCTGCATGCATTGCTGCTGGTTTCGTGTCTGGTGGAGGTCTGGTCCCTCGGACGCCCGTTTGTGCCCTGGCTGGGCTGGCCGATGCTCGCGGTCGTGGTGCTCAGCTGCGTCGTCCGCTGGCGCTGCGCGGCGGCCCTGGGAAGACACTGGAATCCGCGGCTGATCGTGATCCCGGGCGCACCGCTGGTTCGGCGCGGTCCATATCGATGGGTGCGCCACCCCGACTACATCGCGGTGGTCGCCGAGGTCGCGGCGCTGCCGCTGATCCATTCGGCGTGGCTGACGGCGATCGCGTTCAGCATTGCCAACGCGCTGCTGCTCAACGTGCGAATCCGTCTGGAAAACGCCGCATTGACCTACGCCTGA
- a CDS encoding molybdopterin-dependent oxidoreductase, whose translation MKPGADGKHIRTCPLCEAMCGLEIHVEAGAVTGIRGNRDDVWSRGHLCPKGVSLGAVHHDPDRVRSPMIKVDGAWQEVSWHAAFRRCTELLTPVIEKYGIGAVTAYTGNPLAHSFSLARYAGVLMGMSGMPVTYSPGTVDQWPKNLSSHLMYGLWWNFPVPDIERTDLLVIMGANPAASQGSLLAAPDVMGLIDGIRKRGKVIVIDPVRTQTAARADEWLPIVPGTDAALLLAVAHTLFAEDLVNPGPHVDGVDTMRQVAADWPPERVSDVTGIDVDTIRQLARELAGAEKSVVYGRIGLCNQEFGSLASWMVDVINILTGHFDTPGGAMFPKPAAWSITTQPLPGLEGGLPEFGRWHTRVRGAKEVLGQAPVSCMTEEIATPGDGQLKALITIAGNPVLSTPGGDKLDEVLPLLEAMISVDLWLNETTRHADVILPGLSPLEQPHHDDLILLFAIHSIANYSAPVFDPGDRPHEWEILIRLTGLCTGTPAEDVDVAAIDDGFFDYLAFTAGVDGAEIRKLYDHGGPERMLDLTLRTGPFGDQYGKNPGGLTLELLKANPNGIDFGPMVPQLPEILGTPDRKIRLAPQYLLDDLPRLEARMQRPAEPLVLVSRRHLRSNNTWLHNVPALMKGKDRCTLLIHPDDAARCGVSDNDVVTVKSEAGEIKVPVEITDAIKPGVVSMPHGWGHGKPGTRMSVANGSPGANTNALSVPTFVDEPSGNGALNGIPVTVLEDQARFEAAERV comes from the coding sequence ATGAAACCAGGAGCTGACGGTAAACACATCCGGACCTGTCCGCTGTGTGAAGCCATGTGCGGCTTGGAGATTCACGTCGAAGCGGGTGCGGTCACCGGCATTCGCGGCAACCGCGACGACGTGTGGAGCCGTGGCCATCTCTGCCCGAAGGGCGTGTCGCTGGGCGCGGTGCACCACGACCCGGACCGCGTTCGCAGCCCGATGATCAAGGTCGACGGCGCCTGGCAGGAAGTCAGCTGGCATGCGGCGTTTCGGCGCTGCACCGAGTTGCTGACGCCGGTGATCGAGAAGTACGGGATCGGGGCGGTCACCGCCTACACCGGCAACCCGCTGGCGCACTCGTTTTCGCTGGCCCGCTACGCCGGCGTGTTGATGGGCATGTCCGGGATGCCGGTCACGTATTCACCCGGGACGGTCGATCAATGGCCGAAGAACCTGTCGTCGCACCTGATGTACGGCCTGTGGTGGAACTTCCCGGTGCCCGACATCGAGCGCACCGACCTGCTGGTCATCATGGGCGCCAACCCCGCCGCGTCGCAGGGATCACTCTTGGCCGCGCCGGACGTGATGGGCCTGATCGACGGAATTCGCAAACGCGGCAAGGTGATCGTGATCGACCCGGTGCGTACGCAGACCGCGGCCCGGGCTGACGAGTGGCTGCCGATCGTGCCGGGCACCGACGCGGCGTTGCTCCTGGCCGTCGCGCACACCCTCTTCGCCGAGGACCTGGTGAATCCCGGGCCACATGTCGACGGCGTCGACACCATGCGCCAAGTCGCCGCTGACTGGCCGCCGGAGCGGGTCAGCGACGTCACCGGCATCGACGTCGACACCATCCGGCAATTGGCGCGCGAGCTTGCCGGCGCCGAGAAATCGGTGGTGTATGGCCGAATTGGCCTGTGCAATCAGGAGTTTGGCAGCCTGGCCAGCTGGATGGTCGACGTGATCAACATTTTGACCGGCCATTTCGACACCCCGGGCGGCGCGATGTTCCCCAAGCCGGCGGCCTGGTCGATCACCACGCAGCCGCTGCCCGGCCTCGAGGGCGGTCTGCCGGAATTCGGGCGCTGGCATACCCGCGTGCGCGGCGCCAAAGAGGTGCTCGGGCAGGCCCCGGTGTCGTGCATGACCGAAGAAATCGCCACCCCTGGCGACGGGCAGCTCAAGGCGCTGATCACGATCGCGGGCAACCCGGTGTTGTCCACGCCCGGCGGCGACAAGCTCGACGAAGTGCTGCCGTTGCTCGAGGCGATGATCTCGGTGGATCTTTGGCTCAACGAGACGACGCGTCACGCCGACGTGATTCTGCCCGGGCTCTCCCCGCTCGAGCAGCCGCATCACGACGACCTGATCCTGCTGTTCGCGATTCACAGCATCGCGAACTACTCCGCGCCGGTGTTCGACCCGGGTGACCGCCCACACGAATGGGAGATCCTGATCCGGCTGACCGGCCTGTGCACCGGTACCCCGGCCGAGGACGTCGACGTTGCCGCGATCGACGACGGTTTCTTCGATTACCTGGCCTTCACCGCGGGCGTGGACGGCGCCGAGATCCGCAAGCTCTACGACCACGGCGGACCCGAGCGGATGCTGGACCTCACGCTGCGCACCGGGCCATTCGGGGATCAGTACGGCAAAAATCCCGGCGGGCTCACGTTGGAGCTGCTCAAGGCGAACCCCAACGGCATCGACTTCGGGCCGATGGTGCCGCAGCTGCCGGAGATTCTGGGCACCCCGGACCGCAAGATCCGGCTGGCCCCGCAGTATCTGCTCGACGACCTGCCGCGGCTGGAGGCGCGTATGCAGCGCCCCGCCGAGCCGTTGGTCCTGGTGAGCCGTCGCCACCTGCGGTCGAACAACACCTGGCTGCACAACGTGCCCGCACTGATGAAGGGCAAGGACCGGTGCACGCTGCTGATCCATCCGGACGACGCGGCGCGCTGCGGCGTCTCCGACAATGACGTCGTCACGGTGAAATCCGAGGCCGGCGAGATCAAGGTGCCCGTCGAGATCACCGACGCGATCAAACCCGGTGTGGTGTCGATGCCCCACGGCTGGGGACACGGCAAGCCGGGCACCCGCATGTCGGTCGCCAACGGTTCACCGGGCGCCAACACCAATGCGCTCTCGGTACCGACGTTTGTCGACGAGCCCTCGGGTAACGGTGCCCTTAACGGGATACCGGTCACGGTCCTCGAGGATCAAGCACGGTTCGAGGCCGCCGAGCGGGTCTGA
- a CDS encoding PPOX class F420-dependent oxidoreductase, producing MDLNDAARNLIGKGADATLVTINPDGSPQVSLVWVALQSTPDGDELVTAHLAEHKKVRNVRKDPRVAVTIVALDKGGLGMRPYLSITGTARIVEGGAPELLTELNPILGDPNTKFPPDGAPSGVLTRIRIDKVGGIGPWVG from the coding sequence ATGGACCTCAACGACGCTGCACGAAACCTCATCGGTAAGGGTGCCGACGCCACCCTGGTCACCATCAATCCCGACGGCAGCCCCCAGGTGAGCCTGGTCTGGGTCGCGTTGCAGTCGACGCCGGACGGGGACGAGCTGGTCACCGCCCACCTGGCCGAGCACAAAAAGGTCCGCAACGTCCGCAAGGATCCCCGGGTCGCCGTCACGATCGTGGCGCTCGACAAGGGGGGCCTGGGGATGCGGCCCTACCTCTCCATCACCGGGACCGCGCGGATCGTCGAGGGGGGTGCCCCCGAGCTGCTGACGGAGCTCAACCCCATTCTGGGGGACCCGAACACCAAGTTCCCGCCGGACGGCGCGCCGTCGGGAGTCCTCACCCGCATCCGCATCGACAAGGTCGGCGGCATCGGACCCTGGGTCGGCTGA
- a CDS encoding nuclear transport factor 2 family protein: MEMWELVAREQIRDTLARYNWSGDAGRVDALAETFCVDGVLEIRGAEPLRGRAEIVAFLGGVTGKIAVEADVKPVVRHNVANVLFTSLARDEAQVSCYFTVVTHIGLDHFGRYRDILVPDGDAWLIKHRKVSTDWAAADSAMARPT; this comes from the coding sequence ATGGAGATGTGGGAGCTGGTGGCCCGTGAGCAGATCCGTGACACGCTCGCCCGATACAACTGGTCCGGTGACGCCGGCCGGGTCGACGCGCTTGCCGAGACATTCTGCGTAGACGGCGTTCTCGAGATTCGTGGTGCCGAGCCGCTGCGTGGCCGCGCCGAGATCGTGGCGTTCCTGGGCGGTGTCACCGGCAAGATCGCGGTCGAGGCGGACGTGAAGCCGGTCGTTCGGCACAACGTCGCGAACGTCCTGTTCACCTCGCTGGCTCGCGACGAGGCGCAGGTCTCGTGCTACTTCACTGTCGTCACCCATATCGGGCTCGACCATTTCGGCCGTTATCGCGACATCTTGGTGCCCGACGGCGACGCCTGGCTGATCAAGCACCGCAAGGTATCGACGGACTGGGCAGCCGCCGACTCCGCCATGGCCCGGCCTACCTGA